Proteins encoded within one genomic window of Chlorobaculum sp. MV4-Y:
- a CDS encoding B12-binding domain-containing radical SAM protein produces MQFPDPAATRPLKILLVSPQGKMDDDSNQKPLFHMALGVLTSLTPPQHQIELVDEHFHDKVNYDGDYDMVGITSRTIEATRAYEIADEFRKRGKTVVLGGLHISFNPEEAAAHADCIVVGEADNLWTTLLDDVANKRLKPRYDSKDFPPVKTITPLDYARIAKASKRTKVDGTKSIPIYVTRGCPFNCSFCVTPNFTGKQYRVQNPESLKHQIEEAKKYFFKANGKNSKPWFMLTDENLGINKNKLWESLDLLKECDITFSVFLSINFLEDPTTVKKLVDAGCNFVLAGLESIKQSTLEAYNKGHVNSAEKYSKIIEDCRKAGLNIQGNFLFNPAIDTFEDIDELVEFVKKNHIFMPIFQIITPYPGTQMYHEYKESGLITIEDWEKYNALHLVIKSDRYEPLLFQYKVLKSYVNVYTWKEILLRTLYNPRKLINLVTSIAFKTHLTAQLKAFERDHKMNPAMLSGVKPVMNG; encoded by the coding sequence ATGCAATTTCCTGACCCAGCAGCTACCCGCCCCCTGAAAATCCTGCTCGTATCCCCGCAGGGCAAAATGGATGACGACAGCAACCAGAAGCCCCTTTTCCACATGGCGCTCGGTGTGCTCACCAGCCTGACGCCACCCCAGCACCAGATCGAACTCGTGGACGAACACTTCCACGACAAGGTCAACTACGATGGCGACTATGACATGGTCGGCATCACCTCCCGAACCATCGAAGCGACCCGCGCCTACGAGATCGCCGACGAGTTCCGCAAGCGCGGCAAGACCGTGGTGCTCGGCGGCTTGCATATTTCGTTCAACCCCGAAGAGGCCGCGGCTCACGCGGACTGTATCGTGGTTGGCGAAGCCGACAATCTCTGGACGACCCTGCTCGACGATGTAGCCAACAAGCGGCTCAAGCCCCGCTATGACTCCAAGGATTTCCCGCCGGTCAAGACAATCACGCCACTCGATTACGCCAGAATCGCCAAAGCATCGAAACGCACCAAGGTTGACGGCACCAAGTCAATTCCGATTTACGTCACCCGTGGCTGCCCGTTCAACTGCTCTTTCTGCGTCACACCGAACTTCACCGGTAAGCAGTACCGTGTGCAGAATCCCGAATCGCTGAAGCATCAGATCGAGGAGGCAAAAAAATACTTCTTCAAGGCAAACGGCAAGAACTCGAAGCCCTGGTTCATGCTGACCGACGAGAATCTTGGCATCAACAAGAACAAGCTCTGGGAGTCGCTTGACCTGCTCAAGGAGTGCGACATCACCTTCAGCGTCTTCCTCAGCATCAACTTCCTCGAAGACCCGACCACGGTTAAAAAGCTCGTGGACGCGGGCTGTAACTTCGTGCTGGCCGGTCTCGAATCGATCAAGCAGAGCACACTCGAAGCCTACAACAAAGGCCACGTCAACTCGGCTGAAAAGTACTCGAAGATCATTGAGGACTGCCGCAAAGCCGGCCTGAACATCCAGGGAAACTTCCTCTTCAACCCGGCTATCGACACCTTCGAGGACATCGACGAGCTGGTAGAGTTCGTCAAGAAGAACCACATCTTCATGCCCATCTTCCAGATCATCACCCCCTATCCGGGTACGCAGATGTACCACGAATACAAAGAGAGCGGGCTGATCACCATCGAGGACTGGGAGAAGTACAACGCCCTGCACCTGGTCATCAAGTCAGACCGCTACGAGCCGCTGCTCTTCCAGTACAAGGTTCTCAAAAGCTACGTCAATGTCTATACATGGAAGGAAATTCTGCTCAGAACCCTCTACAATCCGAGGAAACTGATCAACCTGGTCACCAGCATCGCCTTCAAAACGCACCTGACCGCCCAGTTGAAGGCCTTCGAGCGTGACCACAAGATGAACCCTGCCATGCTTTCGGGCGTGAAACCGGTCATGAATGGATGA
- the rpsI gene encoding 30S ribosomal protein S9, which translates to MKEVIDTVGRRKTSVARVFMSPGKGKIVVNKLPVEEYFKDEFKRTQALKPLAAAEKQNDFDITINVKGGGLTGQSGAVSLAIARALVEFDESIRASLRADRLLTRDPRMVERKKYGKKKARKSFQFSKR; encoded by the coding sequence ATGAAAGAGGTTATCGATACCGTAGGCCGCCGCAAGACTTCGGTTGCACGGGTGTTCATGTCACCGGGCAAAGGCAAGATCGTGGTCAACAAGCTGCCGGTCGAAGAGTATTTCAAGGATGAGTTCAAGAGAACCCAGGCGCTGAAGCCGCTGGCTGCCGCCGAGAAGCAGAACGATTTCGATATTACGATCAATGTCAAGGGCGGCGGCCTCACCGGTCAGTCCGGCGCGGTCAGCCTTGCCATCGCCAGAGCGCTGGTCGAGTTCGACGAATCGATCCGTGCTTCGCTCAGGGCAGATCGCCTGCTCACCCGCGATCCCCGTATGGTCGAGAGGAAGAAATATGGCAAGAAAAAGGCCCGCAAATCCTTCCAGTTCTCGAAACGCTGA
- a CDS encoding bifunctional aldolase/short-chain dehydrogenase, producing MKNLWNESDLNMTAAGRIDAADTPAELVELVYASRLLGKDDRLVMHGGGNTSVKCELTDFIGNHVNVIFIKASGVNLASVDAGDFTPVRIDPLRKLQKMYESGQRHSEEDIRRFSTREFKNFLFLNLFTLTDRMVSRSLSPSIETLLHAFLPHRYIMHTHSLALLTLSNQTEGERLCREALGDDYGQVPYIQPGLGLANLAHDAYEANPSIEGLVLHKHGLVTFGDSAKEAYDRMIDGVNRIEERIASAERKSFAVFEMPAQIASVEEVAPIVRGACSFEKTPGEKDYQSFVLEFRTSPALLDYLKIADLEAFSKKGAMTPDFIIRTKNHPLVAPAPDAADLEGFGKELRARVERFTEEYRAYFECQQAATGMSVSMIDPMPRVVLVPGLGLFGLGRSVADAKLTADIAEHSAVAMLDAESIGCFESISEKDAFEIEYWDMEQAKVRKSHNGGEFAGKVALVTGGAGAIGLATAKAFKAKGAEIVIMDLDSAALEKAADELGPGTLTIPCDVTNAAAVREAFDLLSRTFGGLDIVVSNVGVAWQGRIGDVSDDLLRRSFELNFFSHQTISQNAVRVMRRQGTGGVLLYNVSKQAVNPGPDFGPYGLPKAATLFLLRQYALDHGRDGIRANGVNADRIRSGLLTPEMIKARSAARGLSEKDYMAGNLLGLEVSAEDVADAFVHLALETKTTGSITTVDGGNIAAALR from the coding sequence ATGAAGAATCTCTGGAACGAGTCCGATCTGAACATGACGGCGGCAGGCCGTATCGACGCCGCCGATACTCCCGCGGAACTGGTGGAGCTGGTCTATGCGTCGAGGCTGCTCGGCAAGGATGATCGGCTGGTCATGCACGGCGGCGGCAACACCTCCGTGAAGTGCGAACTGACCGATTTCATCGGCAACCATGTCAACGTCATCTTCATCAAGGCCAGCGGCGTCAATCTGGCGTCGGTTGATGCCGGGGATTTCACGCCGGTGCGCATCGATCCGCTCCGCAAGCTCCAGAAGATGTACGAGTCTGGGCAGCGGCACAGCGAAGAGGATATCCGCCGTTTCTCGACCAGGGAGTTCAAGAATTTCCTTTTTTTGAACCTCTTCACCCTGACCGACCGCATGGTCAGCCGTTCGCTCAGTCCTTCGATCGAAACCCTGCTTCACGCCTTCCTGCCTCACCGTTACATCATGCACACCCACTCGCTGGCGCTGCTCACACTGAGCAACCAGACCGAGGGTGAGCGTCTTTGCCGCGAGGCGCTTGGCGATGATTACGGACAGGTTCCCTACATCCAGCCGGGTCTCGGCCTGGCCAATCTCGCTCACGACGCTTACGAGGCGAATCCCTCTATCGAGGGGCTTGTGCTGCACAAACATGGTCTGGTGACCTTTGGTGATTCGGCCAAAGAGGCGTATGACCGCATGATCGACGGCGTCAACCGAATCGAGGAGCGCATCGCTTCCGCCGAACGCAAGTCGTTCGCTGTCTTCGAAATGCCCGCGCAGATCGCCAGCGTCGAAGAGGTTGCCCCCATCGTGCGTGGCGCGTGTTCGTTCGAGAAGACCCCCGGCGAGAAGGATTACCAGAGCTTTGTGCTTGAATTCAGAACCTCGCCCGCGCTGCTCGACTATCTCAAAATCGCCGACCTCGAAGCGTTCAGCAAAAAAGGGGCGATGACGCCGGACTTCATCATTCGCACCAAGAATCACCCGCTCGTGGCTCCAGCGCCGGATGCCGCCGATCTCGAAGGGTTCGGCAAGGAACTCAGGGCGCGCGTTGAGCGCTTCACGGAGGAGTATCGCGCTTATTTCGAGTGTCAGCAGGCAGCCACAGGGATGAGTGTTTCGATGATCGATCCGATGCCGCGCGTCGTGCTCGTGCCAGGCCTTGGCCTCTTTGGCCTTGGACGTTCGGTCGCCGACGCGAAGCTCACGGCCGATATCGCCGAGCACTCGGCGGTGGCGATGCTCGACGCTGAATCGATCGGCTGTTTTGAGTCGATCTCCGAGAAGGACGCATTTGAGATAGAGTACTGGGACATGGAGCAGGCCAAGGTACGCAAGAGCCATAACGGAGGTGAATTCGCCGGAAAGGTGGCGCTTGTCACCGGTGGCGCTGGAGCCATCGGCCTGGCTACGGCGAAGGCGTTCAAGGCGAAAGGCGCGGAGATCGTCATCATGGATCTCGATTCGGCGGCGCTCGAAAAGGCAGCGGATGAACTCGGCCCCGGCACGCTCACGATTCCGTGTGACGTCACGAATGCTGCCGCGGTTCGCGAGGCGTTCGATCTGCTCAGCCGCACCTTCGGTGGCCTTGATATCGTCGTCTCGAACGTCGGTGTCGCATGGCAGGGCAGAATTGGTGATGTCTCCGACGATCTGCTCCGCAGGAGCTTCGAGCTGAACTTCTTCTCGCACCAGACCATTTCGCAGAACGCCGTCCGCGTTATGCGCCGTCAAGGCACCGGTGGCGTGCTGCTCTACAACGTCTCGAAACAGGCCGTCAATCCCGGCCCGGACTTCGGCCCCTACGGCCTGCCGAAAGCCGCGACGCTCTTTTTGCTCCGCCAGTACGCGCTCGATCACGGGCGCGACGGCATCCGCGCCAACGGTGTCAATGCCGACCGCATCCGCAGCGGCCTGCTCACGCCGGAGATGATCAAGGCCCGCTCGGCGGCACGCGGTTTGTCCGAAAAAGATTACATGGCGGGCAATCTGCTCGGCCTCGAAGTTTCGGCGGAGGATGTGGCGGATGCGTTCGTCCATCTGGCGCTCGAAACCAAGACGACTGGCTCGATTACCACGGTTGACGGTGGCAACATCGCCGCCGCGCTGCGGTAA
- the rpsB gene encoding 30S ribosomal protein S2, which translates to MSKFQLEEMLRAGVHFGHLARRWSPKMKPYIFMEKNGVHIIDLKKTLVMADEALKAIEAIASTGREIMLVGTKKQAKVIIAEQAERAGMPYVCERWLGGMLTNFSTIRQSIRRMNAIDRMETDGTFDMITKKERLMLIREKDKLVRILGGIANMNRLPAALFVVDIKKEHIAIKEARSLGIPIFAMVDTNCDPDEVDYVIPANDDAIRSIDLMVKAVADTILEARTLQVEQEVLAEMDEAAEEETAND; encoded by the coding sequence ATGTCAAAATTCCAGCTCGAAGAGATGCTTCGCGCAGGCGTGCACTTCGGTCACCTCGCCCGTCGCTGGAGCCCGAAAATGAAGCCGTATATCTTCATGGAGAAGAACGGCGTCCACATCATCGACCTCAAGAAGACCCTCGTTATGGCTGACGAGGCGCTCAAAGCCATCGAGGCCATCGCTTCGACTGGCCGCGAGATCATGCTGGTCGGTACCAAAAAACAGGCCAAGGTCATCATCGCAGAACAAGCCGAGCGCGCCGGTATGCCGTACGTTTGCGAGCGCTGGCTCGGCGGTATGCTGACCAACTTCTCGACCATCCGCCAGAGCATCCGTCGCATGAACGCCATCGACCGCATGGAGACCGACGGCACCTTCGACATGATCACCAAGAAAGAGCGCCTCATGCTGATCCGCGAAAAGGACAAGCTGGTGCGCATCCTCGGTGGTATTGCCAATATGAACCGTCTGCCTGCCGCGCTCTTCGTGGTCGATATCAAGAAAGAGCACATTGCCATCAAAGAGGCCCGCTCTCTCGGCATTCCGATCTTCGCCATGGTCGATACCAACTGCGATCCTGACGAGGTCGATTACGTCATTCCGGCAAACGACGACGCTATCCGCTCCATCGATCTGATGGTCAAGGCGGTTGCCGACACCATTCTCGAAGCCCGCACCCTGCAGGTCGAACAGGAGGTGCTTGCTGAAATGGACGAAGCAGCCGAAGAAGAGACGGCCAACGACTGA
- a CDS encoding RuBisCO large subunit C-terminal-like domain-containing protein: MNAEDVKGFFASRESLDMEQYLVLDYYLECVGDIETALAHFCSEQSTAQWKRVGVDEDFRPVHAAKVIDYDVIEELEQLSYPVKHSETGKIHACRVTIAHPHCNFGPKIPNLLTAVCGEGTYFTPGVPVVKLMDIHFPDTYLADFEGPKFGIEGLRDILNAHGRPIFFGVVKPNIGLSPEEFAEIAYQSWLGGLDIAKDDEMLADVTWSSIEERAAHLGKARRKAEAETGEPKIYLANITDEVDSLMEKHDVAVRNGANALLINALPVGLSAVRMLSNYTQVPLIGHFPFIASFSRMEKYGIHSKVMTKLQRLAGLDVVIMPGFGGRMMTPEEEVLENVIECTKPMGRIKPCLPVPGGSDSALTLQTVYEKVGSVDFGFVPGRGVFGHPMGPKAGAKSIRQAWEAIEQGISIETRAETHPELQAMLDQSALKKQD, translated from the coding sequence ATGAATGCTGAAGACGTCAAAGGTTTTTTTGCTTCCAGGGAATCGCTCGACATGGAGCAATACCTTGTTCTCGACTATTACCTCGAATGCGTTGGTGATATCGAGACCGCTCTCGCCCATTTCTGCAGTGAACAGTCAACCGCTCAGTGGAAGAGGGTAGGCGTTGACGAAGACTTCAGGCCGGTGCACGCCGCCAAGGTGATCGATTACGATGTGATCGAGGAGCTGGAGCAGCTCAGCTATCCGGTAAAGCACTCCGAGACCGGCAAGATTCATGCCTGTCGCGTGACGATTGCCCATCCGCACTGCAATTTCGGGCCAAAGATTCCCAATCTTCTGACCGCTGTTTGCGGTGAGGGCACCTACTTCACGCCGGGCGTACCGGTGGTGAAGCTGATGGACATTCACTTTCCCGACACCTATCTCGCCGATTTCGAGGGGCCGAAGTTCGGCATCGAAGGGCTGCGCGACATTCTCAACGCTCACGGACGGCCGATCTTCTTCGGCGTCGTCAAGCCAAATATCGGTCTCAGTCCTGAGGAGTTTGCGGAGATCGCCTACCAGAGCTGGCTGGGCGGGCTCGATATTGCCAAGGATGACGAAATGCTGGCCGATGTAACCTGGTCGAGCATCGAAGAGCGTGCGGCTCATCTCGGCAAGGCGCGGCGCAAGGCGGAGGCCGAGACCGGCGAACCCAAGATTTACCTGGCCAACATCACCGACGAGGTGGACAGCCTGATGGAGAAGCACGATGTTGCCGTGCGCAACGGCGCCAACGCCCTGCTCATCAATGCGCTTCCGGTGGGACTGAGCGCCGTCCGGATGCTCAGCAACTACACGCAGGTGCCGCTCATCGGCCATTTTCCGTTTATCGCCTCGTTCAGCAGGATGGAAAAATACGGCATTCACTCCAAGGTGATGACGAAGTTGCAGCGCCTCGCCGGACTCGACGTGGTGATTATGCCTGGTTTCGGCGGGCGCATGATGACCCCCGAAGAGGAGGTGCTCGAAAACGTGATCGAGTGCACCAAGCCGATGGGGCGCATCAAGCCGTGCCTTCCGGTGCCCGGCGGCAGCGATTCGGCGCTGACGCTTCAGACCGTCTATGAAAAGGTTGGCAGCGTCGATTTCGGCTTTGTGCCCGGGCGTGGCGTTTTCGGTCATCCGATGGGGCCTAAAGCTGGCGCGAAGAGCATCAGGCAGGCGTGGGAGGCTATCGAGCAGGGTATTTCAATCGAAACCCGGGCCGAGACCCATCCCGAACTTCAGGCCATGCTTGATCAGAGCGCGCTGAAAAAGCAGGACTGA
- the bchF gene encoding 2-vinyl bacteriochlorophyllide hydratase yields the protein MPRYTPEQLAKRNASVWTDIQIILAPLQFFIFLGGITLNTLYYFNLASIDFYWISVAILFKTLFFAILFITGMFFEKEIFDHWIYSKEFLWEDVGSTVAAFFHLLYFVMAWMGYPEHVLVIEAYIAYLTYVLNALQYLVRIILEKNNERKLKGQGAI from the coding sequence ATGCCTCGCTATACACCTGAACAGCTCGCCAAACGCAATGCATCGGTCTGGACCGACATCCAGATCATTCTCGCTCCGCTTCAGTTTTTCATCTTTCTTGGTGGCATAACGCTCAATACCCTTTACTATTTCAATCTGGCCAGCATTGATTTTTACTGGATCAGCGTAGCCATTCTGTTCAAGACCCTCTTTTTCGCCATTCTCTTTATCACGGGCATGTTTTTCGAAAAGGAGATTTTCGACCACTGGATTTATTCCAAAGAGTTTCTCTGGGAGGATGTGGGCAGCACCGTAGCGGCCTTTTTCCACCTGCTCTATTTCGTGATGGCGTGGATGGGGTATCCGGAGCATGTGCTGGTCATCGAGGCGTACATCGCATACCTGACCTATGTGCTCAACGCCTTGCAGTATCTGGTGAGGATCATTCTCGAAAAAAACAACGAACGAAAGCTGAAGGGGCAGGGGGCGATCTGA
- the pyrH gene encoding UMP kinase, with the protein MLKYRRILLKISGESLAGESGYGIDAGVLESFADEIREATDLGAEIALVIGGGNIFRGLSTAAASMDRVQADYMGMLATVINSLALQDALERKGIYTRLVTAIKMEQIAEPFIRRRAVRHLEKGRVVIFGAGTGNPYFTTDTAASLRAIEIEADVIVKGTRVEGVYDSDPEKNPDAEFFPNISYVDVIRKNLRVMDMTAITLCRENTLPIVVMNMNTKGNFTRLLKGELIGTLVHVGDE; encoded by the coding sequence ATGCTAAAATACCGGAGAATCCTGCTCAAGATCAGTGGCGAATCACTTGCCGGAGAGAGCGGATATGGCATCGATGCCGGTGTTCTGGAAAGCTTTGCCGACGAAATCAGGGAGGCCACTGATCTTGGTGCCGAGATTGCGCTGGTGATTGGCGGTGGCAATATTTTCCGGGGGCTTTCCACGGCCGCGGCGTCGATGGACCGCGTGCAGGCCGATTACATGGGAATGCTCGCTACGGTTATCAACTCGCTGGCACTTCAGGATGCGCTCGAACGCAAAGGCATTTACACCCGCCTTGTGACCGCCATCAAGATGGAGCAGATTGCCGAGCCCTTTATCCGCCGCCGTGCGGTGCGTCACCTCGAAAAAGGGCGTGTCGTGATCTTCGGCGCAGGTACCGGCAACCCCTACTTCACCACCGATACTGCCGCATCGCTTCGCGCCATCGAGATCGAGGCCGACGTCATCGTCAAGGGCACCAGGGTTGAGGGGGTGTATGATTCGGATCCCGAAAAGAATCCCGACGCAGAGTTCTTTCCCAATATCTCCTACGTTGACGTGATCCGAAAAAACCTCAGAGTAATGGATATGACCGCCATCACGCTCTGCCGCGAAAACACTCTGCCCATCGTGGTGATGAACATGAACACCAAAGGCAACTTCACCCGCCTGCTCAAGGGGGAACTGATCGGCACGCTGGTGCACGTGGGCGATGAATGA
- a CDS encoding SDR family NAD(P)-dependent oxidoreductase, with product MKQLENKVAVITGSTKGIGRAIAREFVREGAKVVITSSRRENVEAALRDYPDGSVYGHVCDVSSYASVEALVEAAVRRFGAIDSFINNAGISDPFASVSDSDPDAWARVIDTNLKGTYNGSRAAVRYFLSTGRRGKIINMAGSGTDKGSNTPFISAYGSTKAAIARFTFAMAEEYRKTALSVMLLHPGLVRTEINHPEHPTPELQKQLSTFNIILDIFAQSPDRAARYAVKMASPWSDGKTGIYLSALDGKRKKMMLLSYPFRKLTNRIDRQTY from the coding sequence ATGAAGCAGCTTGAGAACAAGGTCGCCGTCATCACCGGCTCGACCAAAGGCATCGGCAGGGCAATCGCTCGCGAGTTCGTCCGCGAGGGCGCAAAGGTGGTCATCACCTCAAGCCGCCGTGAGAATGTCGAAGCCGCCCTCCGCGACTATCCCGATGGTTCGGTTTATGGCCACGTCTGCGACGTTTCGTCGTACGCCAGCGTCGAAGCGCTCGTCGAGGCCGCCGTCCGGCGGTTCGGAGCTATCGACAGCTTCATTAACAACGCAGGCATCTCCGATCCCTTTGCCAGCGTCAGCGACAGCGATCCCGACGCCTGGGCGCGGGTGATCGACACCAATCTCAAGGGAACCTACAACGGCAGCCGCGCCGCCGTCCGTTATTTTCTCTCGACCGGCAGACGCGGCAAAATCATCAACATGGCCGGATCGGGCACCGACAAAGGCTCGAACACTCCGTTCATTTCGGCCTACGGATCGACCAAAGCGGCCATTGCGCGATTCACCTTCGCCATGGCCGAGGAGTATCGCAAAACCGCTCTTTCGGTTATGCTGCTCCATCCCGGTTTGGTGCGCACGGAGATCAACCATCCGGAGCATCCGACCCCGGAACTGCAAAAGCAGCTGAGTACCTTCAACATCATTCTCGACATCTTCGCCCAAAGCCCCGACCGTGCGGCACGCTACGCGGTGAAGATGGCCTCGCCGTGGAGCGACGGCAAGACGGGGATCTATCTCTCCGCGCTCGACGGAAAACGCAAGAAGATGATGCTTCTGAGCTATCCGTTTCGTAAACTGACGAACAGAATCGACCGGCAAACCTATTAA
- the lsrF gene encoding 3-hydroxy-5-phosphonooxypentane-2,4-dione thiolase, with amino-acid sequence MAEYDKDKQAKEYYTDIPVNTHGFFLKGAHSLDWGMKNRLSRIFRPDTGKTVMFAIDHGYFQGPTTGLERPDVNIVPLMKHADAIMLTRGILRTTVPPSLTKAVVMRCSGGPSILKELSDEELAVDIEDAIRMNVACITLQVFIGGEYETRSIHNMTKLVDMGLRYGIPTMAVTAVGKDMVRDAKYFRLATRICAELGAQIVKTYYVPEDFETVIASCPVPIVMAGGKKLPELDALTMSYKAIQEGAAGVDMGRNIFQSDNPEEMMLAVNKIVHEGFTPNEAYEYFNTLVAAK; translated from the coding sequence ATGGCGGAGTACGATAAGGACAAACAGGCGAAAGAGTATTACACCGACATTCCGGTCAATACGCACGGCTTTTTTCTGAAAGGCGCTCACTCGCTCGACTGGGGCATGAAGAACCGCCTGTCGAGGATTTTCCGTCCCGATACCGGCAAGACGGTGATGTTCGCCATCGACCACGGTTACTTCCAGGGGCCGACCACCGGTCTGGAGCGTCCCGACGTGAACATCGTGCCGCTCATGAAGCACGCCGACGCCATCATGCTGACCCGCGGCATCCTGCGCACCACCGTTCCGCCGAGCCTCACCAAGGCGGTTGTCATGCGGTGCAGCGGCGGCCCGAGCATTCTCAAGGAGCTGTCGGACGAAGAGCTGGCGGTTGACATCGAGGACGCCATCCGCATGAACGTCGCCTGCATCACGCTCCAGGTCTTCATCGGCGGCGAGTACGAGACCCGATCGATTCATAACATGACCAAGCTGGTCGATATGGGCCTGCGCTATGGCATTCCGACGATGGCTGTGACCGCCGTCGGTAAGGACATGGTGCGTGACGCAAAGTACTTCCGCCTCGCCACCCGCATCTGCGCGGAACTTGGTGCACAGATCGTCAAGACCTACTACGTGCCGGAAGATTTCGAGACCGTCATCGCCTCCTGCCCGGTGCCGATTGTGATGGCTGGCGGCAAGAAGCTTCCCGAACTCGATGCGCTGACCATGTCGTACAAAGCCATCCAGGAGGGTGCGGCTGGCGTCGATATGGGCCGCAACATCTTCCAGAGCGACAATCCCGAGGAGATGATGCTCGCGGTCAACAAGATCGTTCACGAGGGATTCACTCCGAACGAAGCCTACGAGTATTTCAATACGCTCGTGGCCGCGAAGTAA
- the tsf gene encoding translation elongation factor Ts, producing the protein MSQISAKDVKELRDTTGVGMMECKKALEETGGDMQKAIEYLRKKGAAMAAKRADREASEGAVCILMSDDQKTGVILELNCETDFVARGEVFTGFANELATLALSNNCESREDLLGIKLGEAYGNETVEEALKSMTGKVGEKLELKRMARLTAEAGVLESYIHPGSQLGALIAVDTDKPAETKALAKDLAMQVAASSPIVVGRDAVPSELIEKEKEIYRQQALAEGKKEEFVDKIVMGRLNKYYQEVVLTEQTFIKDQNARVSGVLDDFMKKNQAQVKVKAFVRYQLGA; encoded by the coding sequence ATGAGCCAGATTTCTGCCAAAGACGTCAAGGAACTCAGGGATACCACCGGCGTCGGCATGATGGAGTGCAAGAAAGCCCTCGAAGAAACCGGAGGGGACATGCAGAAAGCCATCGAATATCTCCGCAAAAAAGGTGCTGCGATGGCCGCCAAGCGCGCTGATCGCGAAGCTTCCGAAGGCGCTGTCTGCATTCTGATGAGCGACGACCAGAAAACCGGTGTGATTCTTGAACTCAACTGCGAGACCGATTTCGTGGCTCGCGGTGAAGTGTTCACCGGCTTTGCCAACGAGCTTGCCACTCTTGCCTTGTCCAACAACTGCGAGTCGAGAGAAGATTTGCTTGGTATCAAACTTGGCGAGGCTTACGGGAACGAAACCGTTGAAGAGGCCCTCAAGTCGATGACCGGCAAGGTTGGCGAGAAACTCGAACTCAAACGCATGGCTCGCCTCACCGCCGAAGCAGGCGTGCTTGAAAGCTACATCCACCCCGGTTCGCAGCTTGGTGCACTGATTGCCGTCGATACTGACAAGCCGGCAGAGACCAAGGCGCTCGCCAAAGACCTTGCCATGCAGGTGGCAGCTTCTTCGCCTATCGTTGTTGGCCGTGATGCTGTGCCCTCCGAGCTGATCGAGAAAGAGAAAGAGATTTATCGTCAGCAGGCGCTTGCCGAGGGCAAAAAAGAGGAGTTCGTTGACAAGATCGTCATGGGCCGCCTCAACAAATACTATCAGGAGGTGGTGCTGACCGAGCAGACCTTCATCAAGGATCAGAATGCCCGTGTCTCGGGTGTGCTCGACGACTTCATGAAGAAGAACCAGGCGCAAGTCAAGGTCAAAGCATTTGTCAGGTATCAGTTAGGAGCCTGA
- the recX gene encoding recombination regulator RecX — MDEGKKGSALDHAFRLLAGRAHGRAEIEAKLKKKGFDTESIAKAIARLDELGLTDDRAFAQNCMASMARCKPEGRLKTRARLRQKGLPDNIIDEAVTGFDQTELCRAAAEKKARTLCCPPDQKKKKLITFLKNRGFDWETIRETVELVMSEEPDESDQAV; from the coding sequence ATGGATGAGGGAAAAAAGGGTTCAGCGCTCGACCATGCCTTCCGGCTCCTGGCTGGAAGGGCCCACGGCAGGGCTGAAATCGAAGCCAAACTGAAAAAGAAAGGATTCGATACCGAATCGATTGCCAAAGCGATTGCAAGACTCGACGAGCTTGGCCTGACCGACGACCGTGCCTTCGCGCAAAACTGCATGGCAAGCATGGCCCGCTGCAAGCCTGAAGGCCGCCTCAAGACCCGCGCCCGCCTCCGGCAGAAAGGACTCCCCGACAACATCATCGACGAAGCGGTTACCGGCTTCGACCAGACTGAACTGTGCCGCGCCGCCGCCGAGAAAAAGGCACGAACCCTCTGCTGCCCTCCAGACCAGAAAAAGAAAAAGCTCATTACCTTCCTCAAAAACCGTGGCTTCGACTGGGAAACCATTCGTGAAACCGTGGAGCTGGTGATGAGTGAGGAACCGGACGAATCAGACCAGGCTGTCTGA